A stretch of the Uranotaenia lowii strain MFRU-FL chromosome 3, ASM2978415v1, whole genome shotgun sequence genome encodes the following:
- the LOC129754686 gene encoding isovaleryl-CoA dehydrogenase, mitochondrial, translating to MSLRGLTSAAKFLSKGLTSPSRAISVTSRNLSHYPIDESIFGLTEEQQQLRQTVFNFAQKELAPFAQEIDKQNEFKDLRNFWRKMGDLGLLGPTVKPDYGGLGGSYLDHCIINEEISRASGAIALSYGAHSNLCVNQIHRNGTEDQKHVYLPKLINGEHIGALAMSEPGSGSDVVSMKTRAEKKGDYYVLNGNKFWITNGPDADVYIIYAKTDLSAKPQHGITAFIVERDAPGFSQGPKLDKLGIRGSGTCELIFEDVKVPAKNMLGALNKGVYVLMSGLDYERLVLAAAPVGLMQAACDVAFDYAHSRKQFNQRIGEFQLLQGKMADMYTTMNACRAYLYSVARSCDAGKANPKDCAGVILYCAEKATQVALDAIQILGGNGYINDYPAGRIMRDAKLYEIGAGTSEIRRMIIGRALNNEYK from the exons ATGTCACTTCGCGGCCTCACCAGTGCAGCTAAATTCCTGAGCAAGGGTCTGACCAGTCCCAGTCGAGCGATCTCGGTCACTTCTCGGAACCTATCCCACTATCCGATTGACGAAAGCATCTTCGGACTGACTGAGGAACAGCAACAG CTACGTCAGACGGTGTTCAATTTTGCCCAGAAAGAACTGGCACCGTTCGCTCAGGAAATTGACAAGCAGAATGAGTTCAA AGACCTCCGAAACTTTTGGCGCAAAATGGGCGACTTGGGTTTGCTCGGACCAACGGTGAAACCTGACTATGGAGGCCTAGGCGGATCCTATCTAGATCACTGCATTATCAACGAAGAAATTTCGCGTGCTTCCGGAGCGATTGCGCTGTCCTATGGGGCCCACTCGAACCTGTGCGTCAACCAGATTCACCGAAACGGAACTGAAGACCAGAAACATGTCTATCTGCCGAAATTGATCAACGGAGAACACATCGGAGCGTTGGCCATGTCCGAACCCGGATCCGGAAGTGATGTCGTTTCGATGAAAACTCGTGCCGAAAAGAAAGGCGATTATTACGTTCTGAATggaaataaattttggattacCAACGGACCGGATGCGGATGTCTACATCATCTACGCCAAAACGGACCTCTCGGCAAAGCCTCAACATGGCATCACGGCTTTCATTGTTGAAAGAGATGCCCCGGGATTCTCTCAAGGTCCCAAACTGGACAAACTGGGAATTCGTGGCAGTGGAACATGCGAGCTCATCTTCGAAGACGTCAAAGTGCCAGCTAAGAACATGCTGGGTGCACTGAATAAGGGTGTTTATGTACTGATGTCCGGATTGGATTACGAACGGTTGGTTCTTGCTGCTGCACCTGTTGGTCTGATGCAAGCTGCCTGTGACGTTGCCTTCGACTATGCCCACAGCCGGAAACAGTTCAACCAAAGAATCGGAGAATTCCAGCTTCTTCAAGGTAAAATGGCCGACATGTATACGACCATGAACGCCTGCCGGGCCTATCTGTATTCGGTAGCTCGTTCGTGCGATGCGGGAAAAGCCAATCCGAAAGATTGTGCCGGAGTTATTCTGTACTGTGCAGAGAAGGCTACCCAGGTGGCACTGGATGCCATTCAGATACTGGGAGGAAATGGCTACATCAACGACTATCCGGCCGGAAGGATTATGCGCGATGCAAAGCTGTACGAAATCGGTGCCGGTACTTCGGAAATCCGTCGCATGATTATTGGACGCGCCCTCAACAACGAATACAAGTGA
- the LOC129755302 gene encoding vacuolar fusion protein CCZ1 homolog isoform X2 gives MHTQKTCQLYHQPEPGYWMIMILSVPFERKTRDSGDYNEYHGDEIHDTIYQAVLKQSYQMFRLFHGTFESNLKPGDDLDAVANLIGILEQFYGKYINNLKLRDCDILDALGSVQYLPLNQLLFLRVQNFINMIEATFEPIKHCIFLYDDHVIWSGVSPKNLYTIYEYLNSPMIRPESNDHEHSRKLYIEEKGLHKVYSFMVCKKVHNITLCLLLEEVENEPALYHELNAVVNPQLTSISSDITQHLAQQPSSETTMNSKDDSSSNPKFLYFNELNHHFRGTVRLGVQKRKNNSGSSGNIPTDVMNLIVDLLDDGSQQQLGDKSEAPMETILKTHDDFWIVKRSSNSRHVFIVLNKSSTLIDVSEETKRILDQNMKSVFF, from the coding sequence ATGCATACCCAGAAAACATGCCAGCTGTATCATCAACCAGAACCGGGCTATTGGATGATAATGATTTTGAGCGTTCCCTTCGAACGGAAAACGCGGGACAGCGGAGATTACAATGAATATCATGGCGATGAAATTCACGATACCATTTATCAGGCCGTGCTGAAACAGTCCTACCAAATGTTCCGACTTTTTCATGGAACATTCGAAAGTAATCTGAAGCCGGGGGACGATTTGGATGCAGTCGCCAACTTGATTGGCATTCTAGAGCAGTTTTACGGGAAATACATCAATAACTTGAAGCTTAGGGACTGTGATATATTGGATGCGCTGGGTAGTGTGCAATATCTCCCTTTAAACCAGCTGCTATTTCTGAGAGTTCAAAACTTCATCAACATGATTGAAGCAACATTCGAACCTATAAAGCATTGTATATTTCTTTATGACGATCACGTAATATGGAGCGGAGTCAGTCCCAAGAACCTTTACACCATTTATGAATATCTGAACAGTCCCATGATTCGACCAGAATCCAACGATCATGAACATTCCCGTAAGTTGTATATAGAAGAAAAGGGCCTCCATAAGGTATACAGTTTTATGGTGTGCAAGAAAGTTCACAACATTACGTTGTGCTTGCTTCTGGAAGAAGTGGAAAACGAACCAGCCTTGTACCACGAACTAAACGCAGTGGTCAACCCGCAGCTAACCAGTATTTCTTCAGATATAACTCAGCATCTGGCTCAGCAACCATCATCAGAAACAACAATGAACTCCAAAGACGATAGCTCATCCAATCCCAAATTTCTGTATTTTAATGAGCTAAACCACCATTTTCGGGGAACCGTTCGTCTCGGCGTTCAAAAACGCAAGAACAATTCCGGTTCCAGTGGTAACATTCCAACAGATGTAATGAATTTAATAGTGGATCTACTGGACGACGGTAGCCAGCAGCAGCTAGGCGATAAAAGCGAAGCACCGATGGAAACCATTCTCAAGACTCACGATGATTTCTGGATTGTTAAGAGAAGCAGCAATTCGAGGCACGTGTTCATTGTGCTGAACAAAAGTTCCACCCTGATAGACGTAAGCGAAGAGACGAAACGGATTTTGGATCAAAACATGAAATCTGTTTTCTTTTAA
- the LOC129755302 gene encoding vacuolar fusion protein CCZ1 homolog isoform X1 — MSTPVMKAGLSLRSFFIYNSQFGPKEGEEEKKILFYHPQETDIDSKVKDVGLCEAIVKFSNTFTGDDSVHAMHTQKTCQLYHQPEPGYWMIMILSVPFERKTRDSGDYNEYHGDEIHDTIYQAVLKQSYQMFRLFHGTFESNLKPGDDLDAVANLIGILEQFYGKYINNLKLRDCDILDALGSVQYLPLNQLLFLRVQNFINMIEATFEPIKHCIFLYDDHVIWSGVSPKNLYTIYEYLNSPMIRPESNDHEHSRKLYIEEKGLHKVYSFMVCKKVHNITLCLLLEEVENEPALYHELNAVVNPQLTSISSDITQHLAQQPSSETTMNSKDDSSSNPKFLYFNELNHHFRGTVRLGVQKRKNNSGSSGNIPTDVMNLIVDLLDDGSQQQLGDKSEAPMETILKTHDDFWIVKRSSNSRHVFIVLNKSSTLIDVSEETKRILDQNMKSVFF, encoded by the exons ATGTCGACACCTGTAATGAAAGCTGGGCTTTCGCTTCGCAGTTTCTTTATCTACAATTCACAATTTGGTCCAAAGGAAGGCGAG GAGGAAAAGAAAATACTTTTCTACCATCCACAGGAAACGGATATCGACTCAAAGGTAAAAGATGTTGGCCTTTGTGAAGCTATTGTAAAGTTTAGCAA CACTTTTACCGGTGATGATAGCGTCCATGCGATGCATACCCAGAAAACATGCCAGCTGTATCATCAACCAGAACCGGGCTATTGGATGATAATGATTTTGAGCGTTCCCTTCGAACGGAAAACGCGGGACAGCGGAGATTACAATGAATATCATGGCGATGAAATTCACGATACCATTTATCAGGCCGTGCTGAAACAGTCCTACCAAATGTTCCGACTTTTTCATGGAACATTCGAAAGTAATCTGAAGCCGGGGGACGATTTGGATGCAGTCGCCAACTTGATTGGCATTCTAGAGCAGTTTTACGGGAAATACATCAATAACTTGAAGCTTAGGGACTGTGATATATTGGATGCGCTGGGTAGTGTGCAATATCTCCCTTTAAACCAGCTGCTATTTCTGAGAGTTCAAAACTTCATCAACATGATTGAAGCAACATTCGAACCTATAAAGCATTGTATATTTCTTTATGACGATCACGTAATATGGAGCGGAGTCAGTCCCAAGAACCTTTACACCATTTATGAATATCTGAACAGTCCCATGATTCGACCAGAATCCAACGATCATGAACATTCCCGTAAGTTGTATATAGAAGAAAAGGGCCTCCATAAGGTATACAGTTTTATGGTGTGCAAGAAAGTTCACAACATTACGTTGTGCTTGCTTCTGGAAGAAGTGGAAAACGAACCAGCCTTGTACCACGAACTAAACGCAGTGGTCAACCCGCAGCTAACCAGTATTTCTTCAGATATAACTCAGCATCTGGCTCAGCAACCATCATCAGAAACAACAATGAACTCCAAAGACGATAGCTCATCCAATCCCAAATTTCTGTATTTTAATGAGCTAAACCACCATTTTCGGGGAACCGTTCGTCTCGGCGTTCAAAAACGCAAGAACAATTCCGGTTCCAGTGGTAACATTCCAACAGATGTAATGAATTTAATAGTGGATCTACTGGACGACGGTAGCCAGCAGCAGCTAGGCGATAAAAGCGAAGCACCGATGGAAACCATTCTCAAGACTCACGATGATTTCTGGATTGTTAAGAGAAGCAGCAATTCGAGGCACGTGTTCATTGTGCTGAACAAAAGTTCCACCCTGATAGACGTAAGCGAAGAGACGAAACGGATTTTGGATCAAAACATGAAATCTGTTTTCTTTTAA